In Cryptomeria japonica chromosome 5, Sugi_1.0, whole genome shotgun sequence, the genomic window attgttttaattgctttctttgagattatttatcaatttttaatttgtttttttcaagattatttccaattgatttcgtttctcaaatttttaattctttttgtcatttaattcattttttgatttatttccttttgtgaagatttgtgctcataatttccaattcctctttcttgatttgtttccttttttgaagatttatgacaatttttatttgtttttcaaattaattcctctttttgatgatttaatggaaaatttatttatttaattaaatatgcaaaaggtatttaattaaaataaataagataattgtttaaaatgatttacttggaatgatttaattaattaaataaatatttaattaatattgagtgattaattttgccatgtgacattgatgattaaagaattaaatgtgtgctcaagatttatttaattgcctttggttaggaccttggtgatgttgtcgatattaggggcccatggtttagatggccatttttagggtattacattttcccctctttgaattaatgtgcgagtagcgtgttgattcaaagaatagttgatgtctaggagatactagttctgaacttgattgatcatgaactagatgaaaagtgaggtgtttagcttgtttcaAAGTGACGaagctaaatgaagtctgattaaagtgatatcaatcccgaacttgattgaacttaggaacgatagaaaaaaaaaagataccgaacttgaacttgattgatcaagaagcggatcttactgatctagaacttgattgatcaagaagtggatcttactgatctagaacttgactgatcaagaagcagatcttactgatctagaacttgattgaactagacacaatgagtgatgataaaaaaatcgatcttgaacttgattgatcaagatacgatgagcgaagatagattgtccagcttgatccaaagcaacgaatactgaacacatgcttagattgagtgtgatcaaagatactctttaaacccttgattgagtttaaacgaataattagcttgatgaaaagcgatgaaactgattaacgttaagagattgattcagataaagacaatatcagcttgatttgaagcgatgaaactgatatgcccctagagattgatttgattcagatgatcgagaaatctcaacttgatataaagtgatgaagtcaagatgcccctagcgatgaggtcttatttgattgattttctttagttgacaAAGATGTTTTGCTTGactttcaatgaagatttgaaaattttcttgacatttgaagatgtgagctcataaggtcatgagtatgccccctcaggagtgaaatcgaaagatagcgagggtacatgatgataggcaattttgagcgatgataagttattttgagcacaaattgattcaaaggaatttttgaaaattttgcgttgaaattgagtgcaaagttgatttgtagaaattaaattgagatttagcattgattaacgagaaattgagcacaaatagaagagagaatgaacagttgatgaaagcgctaagtggttaaCGTCGTGAAATTTCGATTagagaattgacatcagatttcgatttcgatcctaaaaatggactcaggatagccgatttacaagctcgtgatttgatttcatcgtacttgtgttgattgattatgagatgttgttctatatgctatATTCTCTATGTTTGCATATCTTTTTAATATggatgtatgaatgcaaatgaaataaggatgtttatttttgtttcttttcatatgcaaatagatgaatgtgtaatgaggagaatgagtaatgcaaattttttatttttctatgcaataagatgaatgcaaataagtataaaatgaaatgtatggatctatagaagattctcatgtatgcagctaacatctcaaaacataagtactcgatcagagaaatgatgaagaagagaccgcttagctaagaaatgatgatgctccaactCTCTTTTAGAAGATAgagaaagcattgttactatactgaAATcgctctaaattcacaagatgtagaatgaaatgcaaaatgatatgcaaccgaaacctagtcactggattttgaaaagcttaattttcatcattgagtgttttacagttataataggcagattagagttcctttcttttcatgtgcaatattaattatcttgtccataatgaccctttttttgttcatatccttggatagatttcgcagggacctgaattgcatcataaagaaattccctcaaaatagacaaagaaatgatgggaacctccctgtagcattcaaataagtggagtcgaggtatgtgtggcaatttcaccttgatgtgaaggctcttatcacaaacacccaactggttagatgtttttagatcatcagaatcattcctacaagcataaaacaaagaaaatattatgcccccaatccttgctcctcttagtcaagatagacttcctcgagttactcagagggataataatcaaaatttaataaaagacaacatacaaagaaaattttcagtcatggctcaaactgtttagtgatttgtttttagttttgttgttttgcttgtttactcagtgataaaaactcttcagtagtcaggagatagatgactgacttggattggatgaccaggtttcactgacgtaaagttgacttggttgatacttcttaggacatataatgtgctcttgtcgattacctaagactaggacattgatcagtttcaagccatgagggttccaatcaAGTAGGATGTCACTAAAATATGTATAGGCGAAAGAAAAGATACATGAAAGcaggaatgccaatgttgcgttgatagatggagcgcttgagtacaagaggtgcctatttgccaagttttcacctgcttggaagagattcatttttttttaccaaggtgcctgttttaccaggttttcaccaaggcattttctctctttttttccttttttttttctttttttctttttttcttttctttatttttttttgaatttcttcaggactttttctaatttttaggatttcttcaggacattttatgacgTTTAGGATTTCTTcgggactttttatgatttttatgattttttaatgtttgcccctagtgtctagcaaggcaaaagagattttgagtacatgaatggataagcgaatggtgGTGGGCACTTTTAAGGACTATCTaacaacattaatccaagcacagggtctagatatagcaatgtagaccaaggattttagcgatgtaaagcaagggtTTTAGCGAGGTAAAGCAAGggttttagcgatgtaaagcaaggatatagtgcagcgaagcaaggatatagcgtaacgaagccatatggtccaaagcagtggccatgtcaagaggtttgtggaaagcatgtttttgcattttgtccatagtgttgatcaagatcaagggatagatttggataggaggcagatatgataagcaagatcaaaggtagtaatgaaggatgtaagaaagaaatggataggagctaaagggtctggatcaagtgtaataaataggacacatgaagcttgcaaagatccttaaccttgtcaagatcaaaggtggaaaagggatatgaatgtaaaTAGAgcagatgagggataatggaggatgaaggataatagatggatgtacatggatggaacttgcccccaatgtaaagtgcaaaaggataatggattacacatgatacctattttctaggttttcatcatggtacttgcccaaggcgccacacgaagtggttttcacacaaggacaaatttatttctctttacttttttttttttctaattttttttttcactttttcatcatttttttttcttttggaagataatggaggcatgataggggatggaacaAGGAACCCAATGTCTCGctactttggatggtacccttagaatatgagttgcaatagaccatggctatgaagttatgctcaaagatgttggcaggataatgaaattaaactagggcaaggattggataagagggatggaagggtgaaaaagaggtgttagataatggatgggatgttggaagaattgtgtatggctagatggaaatgctggaaagatcaacattggcacacatcttgagggatggtggacatatggaagagaagtgaatctcatattttgagatttggatggaggaaaggttacaaattttggggcataagaacccaaaatggatgaagggggtgatggaggaatagactcggaaggtatggatggaggaacaacaattttggatgccaattttgatttttctttagacttttgtgtTTCAAGAAGCCATTTAGGGATCCatgtggtttttgatttttcatgctttagtagttccttagagtgcattgcttgtacaatttccttaggaacccatataaattttgactttgcttctttctttgtgggccttagtggtgtttttttttttcttttttctttttggatcatatttttttttgttttgacatgtcgattagatgggacatgttgatccttgaatacatgtggattacttgatttatgacttttatgcttggcatccaaattgcttggagaaggaaaagaatgtatgaatggataggaatgatatggaggtattttagatggataaaaggtactcgaagatgtgtacCTTTGTtaatcctgcataagggatggagggatatagggacctggaatggatggaagcgatgatggggaaagtgTATATTTAGATTTagctggagaaatgtaggatttatgagagataccaacatcttgagaaatgtccttgaggccatgacctttaacattttctttaacatggaggggttcttgcttgtggagatccacccctttgcctttataaatattttgacttgtaggatacactttgctttggaaagaaggcgcGATTCCATTATGAGACGGAGGTGgaatgcaaggaatgataggatcacgagagggatttgtaggcCTGATGGATCCTTGAGCTAAACATGGAGGATTATTACAAGGAGATGAagactttgatcttgacatggaagaggaccattggatagagtaggaaggatgtttgactcttcattttgaataggatagtttgaaaaggtggaagaggcatcatgatattacttaggaagtggattaggaatggaatttggaaggatggtttgttcttgagatggaaggggatcatcttggaagaaatggaaaggtataagggggtcatcatgggattctagggaaataggatcttttcaatcattagatgggattaaGGAGTTtttgtgtcttgatcttgatttatggcactacttattttttcattttctagattttcctcttgacatggagtcacttctaaggaaggggtaggattgtgcataggcataggagattcttggaagatctccatattttggcatgatggggaaacattttgagtgggactctctgaagtgggtacgtttggaattaaagtgtatgatggcataggatctaggatttttaaatctttagaggaacttgtatcaatattggcattaacttggatttccataggagatagcccttgaaggtcaacattagaagtttcattgtttgaaggagatgaagacatcatggaagggatggaggctacatatggagccttgctagacataggttcatgattttgatcacgcttagaagtagttccttctttttctttaggtgagtcattaggatctttaatttcaatgacaccatcatcaaggagatcttgaatcttatgttttaattccatacacattgaagtcttatgtttgttatgcctatgatatgcacaataactaGTCAAAACTGCACATctccatgtggtctttttaggcaatatgataagattgttcttaagaagctcttccaaagctgactcaatagattgccccaaaggtgtaaactgcctatctagggaatagatgtctttttgtcttggtgaaggtattttgtgatcttgtatgagatttggtctttgattgtcaattatttgttgctATTCacttgtcaaatcacataatcgttttagcattccttgaagtttctcacacttgatatcatatatttgttagagtattcgggtatttacttgattaattaaacattatttgtttaattatttaagttccctttatctcttttacacttaagctaactttaggtgcatataattaattattatgtgcaaacctaggttttcccttttagggtttcttgacctattaaaggttgagttctttcttttcattgtatggagaaggattattattgacaatacattttggagcatatttttcctgtgtattctttccttttgtgatttgcttcattgcttctccttgtaacaggtttttcagcttgcagagattatttgggctcctatggtgttatattttctcaactcctatatggtatcagagcttcagatctacagctacatgttcttgttttgagaatttttgctttggaagcagatctggggtttcaggaattttttatgtacctagggtttgagatttttttctaagcactttgggcctaaacggacctcaccatcgtgctcaaaaggcctgaaaacccctatggtcatataaaatttgacctattttggttcccgagcctctgggtgaattttttttctcagatctaggccgtacgaccctggcatgcagattgagaaaaaaatttgaatttttttttttgcctttttatggcatgcaggccgaaatttgctttaaaaaaaaaaaaaaatctcttaaaaaagcaaaaaaaaagaggaggttttgtttctttttaagattttttttttttttttttgggtccccacggtacgcagggtaccgtggggcccctatGTTGTTGTAGGCCCTGCAGACTTTTGTACGGTGCTGTCACCGTCAGCTCAGGCTCCACGCCTCCTTCCTCCGGCCCCGGCCCTGGCCTCTGACTCATTGTCGACCACCGGCTCCCCAGCCCTGCTTTCTCTGGCAACCCCCGCCGCCTGCGGCCCCCAGCTCCCCAGCCGCCGCTCGGCCTCCCGCCACCGCTTGCAGCCCCCGGCCTCCGCCTCCCTACGACCCCCAGCTCCCCGGCCGCCGCTCGGCCCGACCTTCCCACCGCCAGCTTCCGCCACCCAGCTCGACCTCCTCCGCTACCCAACCCACTTCACCGCTCGGCCACCTGGCTCCGCTCCGCCCAACCCTCAAGGAGGCTCTGCCCCGCCACCAGGCTGCCACCGGAGCACCGCTCCCTAGCCTCCTCCACCCAAACAAGCCACCAGACCTCTTTTTTGGCATTTTTtaggggggggtttggttttttggccctatcttggacatacagagtcatttttttgaaaacgaataggcatcgaaAAGTTGGTTCCGAGacggacctcatggtgttggtattttttttcaatttttccatttgACTATGtgtttttccagtcaaagtgaggtctagtttttgcactctaggagccatagaatgagcatccgacctccgttttttgaaaattttatatttttggaaagcatgtgctgtgtactttccagccatctgagttttatttctagattctgctccatgcatattttattcatttttttgtctttttagcactctggtggatatcgtggttgtttcaggttctgggatctcttctttgagtagggtgtctctattttggttcatgtttcttttttcagtcttcttatcattgtagcttgtatttatgcaaacacactgagataaagtgccatcatgcattgtttacttggaatcttgcatatcttgtgtcttgttgtacatgcactattgatcaagtgccatgagggggttgatgtttgcctgttgtttgccatcttcctttgtccgatgagtgttccttccatgacattcacctcatgatgatgtgtctcagcacctttgatgttcttggttctttgtcatgcagtattttttggctgtcctttttagtgttcttgtccctctcccacttccgcattatggggaggtttatcctgttggttctaatgattccatggttcaattgatcagctcttcaggctttggtttctcatgccatctgtatctttgattttagttgtttttgccttgtttgcctcctgattcaagtagtgtcatttgag contains:
- the LOC131875691 gene encoding uncharacterized protein LOC131875691, which codes for MGAGGGGGVPAAVATTTTGATSLTVGVAGGVAGATTNAAGTVGGAAGATASAVGTTGGTAGTTASTVDAASGTFGATRRRSSWVAEAGGGKVGPSGGRGAGGRREAEAGGCKRWREAERRLGSWGPQAAGVARESRAGEPVVDNESEARAGAGGRRRGA